The sequence AAAGCCTTCGATCCAAATTCAAATAAGCCGGACCGAAATATATTCTCCCCATTGATAAAAGTGGCATTTCCCAACCGATTTACTTTCAGGGGTTCGTCCTCgggggagttgggggagttgagtgtagttCAGTTTTTACCctttagtcgtgggggagttcgaaggagtctctcaaaatccccgttagtcgtggaagagtttagaagagtctcccgaaCTCCGTAGAAAACCCcctttagtcgtgggagagtttgaaagaaactcttgaactccctgttagtgggaAAACCCTAGAATGTTAGGGAGTTGGTTGTGTTGGGGAGTTCTGGGGAgcttatagtgtatttttgcctcgcTACATATCTCTTAAAAAAGTGGAGATTTTGGAAGAGTCTCCCTAACTCCCTaaactcaaaacaccaaactctctcaaactacCAACAGTCTCCCTCAAAATCCTCAATATATTGAACTCCCCCCAACTCACCCGTGGACCAACCCTAACCCCCTGCTTGTGATTTCTTTTTTCCtataagagaaaagaaaaagtaaagaaATTTTTTAACGAACAACCTCTCAATCGTGTATCATATCGAAGACAACGACTAACaagtactccctccgtacctattatataggcggaatttcCATTTTCTCTTGTACCACTATATAGGCGGAGTCCAAATTTTAAAACAGTTTTTTACTTATTTTACCCCTATTTATTTGCTTAGGAATCATCACATTGAGTATATGTCTCCAACATTGGGAATATAATTAAGAATAAAACAGAAAAATGCATAGAAATGTATAAAATCAATAAACATTTCTTAGTCTAAGAGAAATGGTCCCTCCGTCTATATACGTGGTTCGGAGGGAGTAACAACCATCTCGTGCAACGACAATGATATTGATCACCCCATTCAAAGAGTCGCTGTGATGATCACAATCTTAAAAAGAAGCCAAAACAAACTGCACGATCAAATGTGCATTTAATTTTTAACAATTCATTCTTATGTGTTATGACTGATAAAATCCAATTAATCGCACCCCATCACACAATTCTAGCATATGCCCGACATGTGCATTTAATTTTTAAGAAATgcattccttttttcttttttttttttttttcgtgatAAGCTACAGCTGACTCAGATCCCTACCCAAATCCAGccagttgaactatacaactaattaaatacaaacttCTACCACGGTGGGGATCGAACTTCTGATTTCCTccgagttgatgggataccactgatagacgcatttatgtgtctattttgttctcaattttctgtattgttagactcgattaagtacttattgtgttattttgtgttcttgtagatgtttttagagaaataagctcttgcggcgatattggctcaaaaagtggtgtttataccccaggatagagtactaaaggcaccccggaaatgcaccggaagcgtcccagaaatgtccccgaggaatccagaaaaattactaattccaccccaattgctaaagggaccccagggatggattagggggaggtcactttcttcccagaatttgaaaataatatttggcgggaaaatttctttatgtactggcagattttccaatcgatttttgaaggtgttttaaggtgattaaatcgctgaaacttaatgggtatatgtgatatgtatataagaagatattttggtggttgggatcgatcaaatttggccagataatcgattctcgattaaaacaggaaagaagagatatcggttaaacttggaaagaaaattacgtgaagatgctgcatgggttgtggaaattaagtgcagatattctcctaggttgcgtATCCACATATTGTGGAAATTTTCAAGACAATCAACGCATGCATAGaaagaaaataggaaattattcccaagaataattttcctttactgtgaagattttgaggaattaatggaGAGATTTGATGCGCCTAAAATGTATAAATAGTAGCTACATGAGTCCtggaagggttgtcgagagtttggggtcgagaggagagctcaggaggcgtgaatcaagagttttcagaactctgttgctgctgctcgtgaataacagggaaacggcgacggtttattcatccgtcgtaatagtttcttcaactggattgcaacgtttatcttcattgtaacagtttcttcatcctcgtttgcaacatttatcttcagatttgtaacaattatcttcagcataacagttgagacttgaaacagtcggtctgtaacgcatatgcgctgttgcagatttcctgtttcattgttttctcttcttgtaaatacgaattgagcttaataaaatattttgagaggtatttcaccatgatgagctaaacccaacattgggacaacggaggagacGATTTTCGTcagtctggtaaatttaatttattctttttatgacttttgcattgatttaaaatgaaaaaatgattttgagtaattagttatcattttatttgatgcggcatgcttgcttaaatgtttgatgtcacatgcttacgatttataactaatattttgagaatctatattggtaaAATAAGAGTCcgtgagcgataattgttaaggataaataaaatgtaccatatgcatgagaattggccaagtacttagtcccagtaactctctaccaatttgtcaatatatttgtatatatatttattttctaaaaaaattatccttcacaattccgagagtttgaacctcattactacaaccccacgaaaaatctctaatcattttggcgccgctgccggggatttgtgcttaggtagaatttttagttttttattattttatttgttcctttttacgtttctttttttgtctttgatttacaggttcgaagtggaatactaaggacttgggaacaaaaaagcttaaagctaaaagctaaaggagaagaaaaaaaaaagacataatttttttttttaggatttaatttttattatttttttttgtatatagcttttatttatttttttagaatttttaaataAGNNNNNNNNNNNNNNNNNNNNNNNNNNNNNNNNNNNNNNNNNNNNNNNNNNNNNNNNNNNNNNNNNNNNNNNNNNNNNNNNNNNNNNNNNNNNNNNNNNNTTTTTAAAtaagctttatttttcataatttttgtatttttttggactttttatttggactttattctggacaattggactttattctttttttaaccctacggaagggtattattaaaaaaaaaaaaaaaatttatataaactgtgtgcagggaaggaagacgattactatatcgtctcggcccctcgggttcgtacatgacataggagtcgtggcccgagtcgacttcaacggttcatcccccgtctggtacgggaggtaagtccatcgaaacactcgcgaatctcctgtaagcgagttactgtgttccttaaggtgattcattgattgaggacgaatttggactgttttaaattcctagtaaagagcaaggcctggccaatacaagataagggttcagatttcatcaccgctcccttcttgcccgccttaggcaaacgaaaccaaacgcgaacctaagatttaaaatttggaatagaacgagaccgatagggtaacgagcttaataggaaactcgttcgaaaaatattggttgctctttaagcacacctcaaagttcatgatggtttctgtgagttgaatgcatgactgcgcctccttgtgatagcggtgaggccttgggtatcaaagctccactgagcttccctcgcctcgattcaacttacattagcttggattgattccagaggggtgtgctcaaattgtaacgaattccttttcgaaggaataaaagctggtctagaaaacaatctaagtggagccatcatgctttttgtttgctagattctataggtttgatttggtcgagtcatccttgtttgtgattgtgtagaattactttgcaattaagaatgtcgaactggtatgatagaagccaatacaatgagtatcgacctgaatttgaatatggacatcatcatttttatgaccatgttgggaatagtggttcggaaagccatcctttggaaggatatgggccataccctggtgagcccaattactatccacacatgcatcagtcttacgagcaagaagattatagtactagttcttcgtctctagaggatacaatcaaactattaaaaactagtccctattatgatccttctgtacatgttcttcctctagaagagtctctcaaacaattaactgagaatacaaataggtttgtgttagaaatgaataaacaaaatgcacccatgagtgaaccttctatacacgattacgtcaggaattcatgtgagtcggcccaaaagcttttgttagagacccagaatagaacttctctaaaagatctaaatttccaaaatagtgtttccaattttacccttgatgtaaatagtgaatatttgcctaatttagaggacgaggttagaataaaagacactacttatttagataaggttcaatcatcttcgtattatgatgatgaggatagcagtaatgaagaatctgaaatatgtaggcatagtgatcaggagtcaggaatccaattgagctgtatagtgattatattatttctagttcaaatccaaataatttttatgattattcacctattcaaaaggacgaggatttgattagggataccaccgttttagacgatgtagtttttccttttgattacgaagccgatagtggtttagaggaacgggttcatttcgaaaatactgttttagagtctagcgacttagaaacaatagtcttggaagaagaagatagacccgtagagatgagtaaagatgcactacctgataataacttagaagaatctcttgaatattttaaggactctgaagatacggaaattcaagaaataattagaggtctatctagagagactgaaaactctaagtttgggggtgattatcacttccctagtgccttacctttaactctcagaaattccctacacttaggacttgatatctgtgcctcgaccattttacaagattaccttcatactcattttcccgagcctaatgatgtccatgaaggatttcagtcgttagaaacccatcctctggttgatgtggtttgcccaggctatgatccccagattgactttgttttccaccaaatagttttcttccaactgtgggaacgtttatattccagatgtgtcgaatattaagttgtgagactagacctaaatgctttaggaaattagaatcgacacatttgcttaagaatgaccactactctcactgtggtcaattatgtaagtcaaacctgattgacttagaggatcctcagttatttaggttattattattttgtgattctaagttcttattagagtttttccagactctaggacctaataatttggatccaacctatgaagaaatgcatccgaggaaaatattttattcagaccctttcatagaacctgaaccacaattagatataaatatcttaatcaggaaactagataagggcatgttatccttgttcactttcttgggttattgtagtttcctttggtcagttctatttcgttttgaagacccacagttatttcgactgttactttatggttcgagtagaCTAATcctttccgatgtctggctgaagactttaaacttagcacttcttgggaggtaacccaatctcatgcaacacggtaatatctttccttatctcttttgcttcaaatggtaacagtttctccttgttcatgcttttaatttcatctttagaacattgagaacaatgttagatttaagtttgggggtatgggagaaactttttagttgcagtatgaataaataaactccagagcctagaaatttatgcgtatttaggatggcactaaccaatctaagtggatggaagcattttggttgtaggagttgaggaaccaatctgactagatggaaacatctatagagtctattcataaaagcacagagctcaggtgttagaaataacatgatagtttcgccatatctcgtcgagtccttttcactttctattttcagttttcttttatttcaagtgatttggtggggaacacgattcaagttgttaccactgctagggtgaattagagtgactgagttaccaaaaaaaaaaaagaccggaccagttagaccaatcggaataagtattaacacttggatagcaatatgcgtgtgttctccctgtttccgtcgcctaagcaagcgtggaatgcaggacccgtgggaactatcgtgtaatctgttgacaagaagcatgcgattggatcaaaaagatctattcatgccgttaagttaaaaaaaaatggttattgttatgtgtagtcaactgctggttcccttatatttaccagtttgttgatctagatttaagttattgaccactggttcccttgtatatgccagtgtgttaatattagtcagaccggtatctcagtcatttaggttaggttcatcttggcagaggccttcagacagatatgggaaacaccgttcgcttttcaaccatctacatttttctttttccatcttcttaatcttttcatgtgattagtctgactccgagtatgatgtccatcgtgaaactatcttagtagagctctgtcacttatatgaattttagtatgcttgagtgcaaactcgtgtacaacaattggaatttcgcatcagggttcttcctcttagagtcaataattgtatgccaaccaaggaggttctttagtgctttccaaggttctgcgtagatagctagggtctggagtattggttttgtgggtacacctttggtaaaccctccggagacaacactccgccactagggccacctaggggttcaaatgattttcctttctagaataaatttgctcgaggactagcaaataataagtttgggggtatttgatagacgcatttatgtgtctattttgttctcaattttctgtattgttagactcgattaagtacttattgtgttattttgtgttcttgtagatgtttttagagaaataagctcttgcggcgatattggctcaaaaagtggtgttttatacCCCAtgatagagtactaaaggcacccgagaaatgcaccggaagcgtcccagaaatgtgcccgaggaatccagaaaaattactaattccaccccaattgctaaagggaccccagggatggattagggggaggtcactttcttccaagaatttgaaaataatatttggcgggaaaatttctttATGTACTGGAagatttgccaatcgatttttgaaggtgttttaaggtgattaaatcgctgaaacttaatgggtatatgtgatatgtatataagaagatattttggtggttgggatcgatcaaatttggccagataatcgattctcgattaaaacaggaaagaagagatatcggttaaacttggaaagaaaattacgtgaagatgctgcatgggttgtggaaattaagtgcagatattctcctaggttgcgtatcaacatattgtggaatttttcaagacaattaacgcatgcatagaaaaaaataggaaattattcccaagaataattttcctttactgtgaagattttgaggaattaatggaGAGATTTGATGCGCCTAAAATGTATAAATAGTAGCTACATGAGTCCtggaagggttgtcgagagtttggggtcgataggagagctcaggaggcgtgaatcaagagttttcagaactctgttgctgctgctcctgctgctcgtgaagaacagggaaacggcgacggtttattcatccgtcgtaacagtttcttcaactggattgcaacgtttatcttcattgtaacagtttcttcatcctcgtttgcaacatttatcttcaggtTTGTAACGATTTTCTTCAGCATAACAGTTaagacttgaaacagtcggtctgtaacgcatatgcgctgttgcagatttcctgtttcattgttttctcttcttgtaaatacgAATTGAgcataataaaatattttgagaggtatttcaccatgatgagctaaacccaacattgggacaacggaggaggcgattttcgtcagtctggtaaatttaatttattctttttatgacttttgcattgatttaaaacgaaaaaatgattttgattaattagttatcattttatttgatgcggcatgcttgcttaaatgtttgatgtcacatgcttacgatttataactaatattttgagaatctatattggtaaAATAAGAGTCcgtgagcgataattgttaaggataaataaaatgtaccatatgcatgagaattggccaagtccttagtcccagtaactatctaccaatttgtcaatatatttgtatatatatttattttctaaaaaaattatccttcacaagtccgagaatctgaacctcattactacaaccccacgaaaaatctCTAATCAACAACTGCTCTTGGACACGAGGAAATGCATTCTTAGAACTCATAAAAATTCAATTAATCTCCCGTAGCCAGCCCGAGCATCAAATCATATTTTAGTGGACCGACACTCCAGAATCAGATTCACCTCTCTTTCACTCACTTTCTCTCACTAACCAATGACCTAATCTCACCACCACCAggtccaccaccactaccactaacGCACTCCTGTCTTTGTTCcaacaaaaagaagagaaaacagaaactttTTTGATAACTAAAAGATGAATTAAAGTTGAATCCCACAGCAAAAGAAGAATTTTTCTATAATTTTGCATTATTTGTGTAATAACAGTTAAATGACAATAAGGGCAAGAAATATATAGAAAATTACAGATTATTCGTTTCTAACCAATACTAACATCATCAGCCGTGGATTTCTTATGCACTTGATCGATAATCACCATCGTGGTAGAACGAATTTGAAGCCCTAAACCGTGCTTCAATCGCGTTCATGGCTCTATTCCATGCTAAAAATGCTGCCGATTAAATAAGTTTCCTTGAAGGGGTAATTTGGGGAACTTCAGATCTATAATTACTTACTAAAAATAGCAAATAGTAACCGAAACAATAGATATCAATGAAAAACAGTTTTTGATTGCAATCAAATTTGCTGAAGAGAATTGAGGTGGCGGAGGAGCATGATAGTAAAATGGAAAGTAAGGTACGATCGGATTAGGTGGTGGTGGTCCAGGATATAAGCTATAACCATTAGGTGGTGGTTTGGCTAATCCACCTATAGCTTgacctggtggtggtggtgaagagtAAGTGTAAGTTGGAGTTGGATTATTTGATGGAGGTGGCGGTGAGTAGTAATATGTTGGAGTACTTTGAGACGGCGGTGGTGGACAATCGTTTGTTGGTGTGGGCGGAGGTGGtgaaggtgttggtggtggtggtggagatgcatAAGTTATAGGTGGTTGACACGGGTTCTCGCAAGCGTCACACAGCGTACACTCTATCTGCTCCTTATTCGTGACAGTTAGCCTTGCCGCCTTCGCAGTAGAAGCGTAAATCAAGTGAAGAAGCATCATTGAGAGTAGAATTTGGAAGGTCTTTGCCATTTTGGGGGCAAAAACTGGGTAGTGGTGGAGGAGAGTGTGAAATGAAATAAAGTGGTGAGAGAGAAAGTGAAGaggaagagaaaggaagagaaatGGGGATGTGTACATGAGATTTTATGTGTGGGAGCGTTATGATGACCGCACCAAAAGGAAGAAGTCACCACCACTTGAAATGAACCTAACTTGGAAAAGGGAGTTCAATCTTTTACGTTACACTGTAACCCAGAAACATTGTACAATACATTACTTTCGGTCCATGAAAGTTGAAAAACTATTAGAGGGAAAAAATATATTGACGAACTTTGCCATCTCTTTTATacttttgtagttgtgtgttgttGAAAACTTAAAATGAAATCAACTattatatctttttgagttcttcttttcatattttttctTCGTCACTTTTGCCATTAGTCGACATGCTGGTGTATATGCTGGTCCACCACAAGATCGGCTCTATGAATCTAATACACTGGTGCTAGATTGCTTTGGGATAAAATATCGTGGGGGAATTATATAAAGTGGCGCCCCGTTTGAAGAGAATTATATCGTGGGGGAATTATATCGGCTCTACGAATCTAATACACTGGTGCTACGAATCTAATCACTTTTGCCATTAATCGACATGCTGGTGTATATGCTTATAAGGCAACGTATTAGCAAAAGAAGAGAGAGAGCTCTACTTCGTCTTCATGacgtaagagcaactgcagtggtgcgagtataaccaaagatcaaagagggaaaaaaagatcaaattttgggtttagtatggtgtgtgacgctacggtggaaagactaaatttagtcagacgtacattatacgttcggctggtgtggggcgtagactataccaacgtcTGATTGGgtagattcaaaaaaaaaaaatgaaagaagtgggacggaggtataaagcccgccccactaaaatggttttaaaaacaaagaatggggcggggtataatgcccgccccatacaaaaattaaaaaaaaaaaaaaaatggggcgtagactttagtacgccccatgtggaacgtagactataccaacgcctgatgtggggcgtggaatatacgtccgcctgatgtgggacgtgcactatatgtccgcctggtggtggggcgtgaagtataccaatgctcgactatatttgggtttagtcttggtcccagaccaaatatactctgggttttagtcgttgatcaaaatttgatcgatagtacgttccactacgtctgttcaaaagaccaaatatttgggtttactctcccactgtggacgctctaaggcaACGTATTAGCAAAAGAAGAGAGAGAGCTCTACTTCGTCTTCATGACGTAAGCACGTAATACCGAAAATTTTCAAGCGATTTCACCCGTTAACTCAATCACACTCATAGAAAACTCAAATTCATTCTCTAGATCGTCTATAATATCGTTTGTATCCACCAGTTTTACGCAAGATTTTGTCCAACCATTACTAACatttctttattgattacaaGTTATAACAGCTGCCAAAAAGATTATATTACATATGAAAGTGAACAAGTTCATTACAACTGAGATCAACACCTACAAGTATTTTAAAATCCTTCCTAAATCTCTTTTAGTACACCAGTGAGATTACAGCCCGAAAGCAAAACAATCTTCTTTCAATattagacattgttgggagatatatatatatatatatatatttaaaaacatagttttttaaTTTATGTTAAATTTAGAgaaatagtgtg is a genomic window of Papaver somniferum cultivar HN1 unplaced genomic scaffold, ASM357369v1 unplaced-scaffold_137, whole genome shotgun sequence containing:
- the LOC113335033 gene encoding pollen-specific leucine-rich repeat extensin-like protein 3, whose amino-acid sequence is MYTSPFLFLSLPLHFLSHHFISFHTLLHHYPVFAPKMAKTFQILLSMMLLHLIYASTAKAARLTVTNKEQIECTLCDACENPCQPPITYASPPPPPTPSPPPPTPTNDCPPPPSQSTPTYYYSPPPPSNNPTPTYTYSSPPPPGQAIGGLAKPPPNGYSLYPGPPPPNPIVPYFPFYYHAPPPPQFSSANLIAIKNCFSLISIVSVTICYF